Below is a window of Pseudomonadota bacterium DNA.
TTTCCACCGTTGCATGCTCGGTGACAAAGGTGGTCTGGCGGTCATCCACCACCGTCACATTGCCGAAAAGCTCGACGATGCCGCTATCCTGATGGTATTCCGCACGATCTGCCGTGAGGTAAAACCAGCTGCCGTTCAGCCGTAGCAATTGCGCCTCAGCCTTGGCGATGATTACCAGCGTGGGTGACATTTGTGTCGCAGTGGTGCCGTTGATTTTATATTGCTGCCCCTGCGCACCAAGGCCGCGATATTCGGGGTTATCCATCACCGGACTATCCGGCTTCTGGCCGGTCGCCGCGGTTTTGGTATCGACAAACGAGACGCGCAGGCCCGATTTTTCGCGGGTTAAAAACGGCCAGGCCATCACGCTCACCGCCAGCACCAGCGCCACCGCCGCCAGCGACCATTTGCCGTAAAGCACGAACTGGGTATAGCGCTTGAAGCGCGAGAAGAGATGATCCACCTCGCGCACCGCCCACATCGCGGAGAGGCCCCGTTTCTGCGGCTCTTCGAGGGGCGTCATTACATCACGCCCGCGCGCAGGCAGTCGTGGATGTGCAGGATCCCCACCGGTTTACCCGCCTCCAGCGCAAACAAACAGGTGATGGATTTGGCGTTCATGATGCCCAGCGCTTCCGCCGCCAGCATTGTCGGCGTAATCGTCACGGGCTGCGCGGTCATCACCTCAGCGGCCGTTTTGC
It encodes the following:
- the lptC gene encoding LPS export ABC transporter periplasmic protein LptC, with translation MTPLEEPQKRGLSAMWAVREVDHLFSRFKRYTQFVLYGKWSLAAVALVLAVSVMAWPFLTREKSGLRVSFVDTKTAATGQKPDSPVMDNPEYRGLGAQGQQYKINGTTATQMSPTLVIIAKAEAQLLRLNGSWFYLTADRAEYHQDSGIVELFGNVTVVDDRQTTFVTEHATVETKTMDAHGSDPITGVGPLGNIVASGFEMRDNTTHITFLRGTDPVKVHIDKKKKKQ